A stretch of the Polaribacter pacificus genome encodes the following:
- the rlmF gene encoding 23S rRNA (adenine(1618)-N(6))-methyltransferase RlmF, translating to MTANTKNFHPKNIHNTGYDFKVLVKANPGLEPYIFTNTYDNLTVDFSDPKAVKEVNRALLFAHYGLKRWEFPDENLCPPIPGRVDYIHHLNDLITDSKISEPISVLDIGTGATCIYPLLGSAIYNWNFVGTDIELDSLDAAQDIIDDNDLDAQIQLRQQFDESHVLKGIIEPEDAFSISMCNPPFFKSEEEARGANRRKTRNLGTNAVRNFSGNNNELWYIGGEKAFLHTYLYESSLYPKACKWFTSLVSKKENVESLQASATKLKASQFKVIPMHQGNKVTRIVAWSFS from the coding sequence ATGACAGCAAATACAAAGAATTTTCATCCTAAGAATATTCACAATACGGGTTACGATTTTAAGGTTTTAGTAAAAGCCAATCCCGGATTGGAGCCTTATATTTTTACAAATACTTATGACAATTTAACGGTTGATTTTTCAGATCCAAAAGCAGTTAAAGAAGTAAATAGAGCTTTGTTGTTTGCGCATTATGGTCTTAAGCGTTGGGAGTTTCCAGATGAAAACTTATGCCCGCCTATTCCGGGTCGAGTAGATTATATTCATCATTTGAATGATTTGATAACTGATTCAAAAATTTCTGAACCGATTTCTGTCTTAGATATTGGTACAGGAGCCACCTGTATTTATCCTTTATTAGGATCTGCTATTTACAATTGGAATTTTGTGGGAACAGATATAGAACTTGATTCATTAGATGCTGCTCAAGATATTATTGATGACAATGATTTGGATGCGCAGATCCAATTGCGTCAACAATTTGATGAATCTCATGTTTTAAAAGGAATAATAGAGCCAGAAGATGCTTTTAGTATTAGCATGTGCAATCCACCATTTTTTAAATCAGAAGAAGAGGCGCGTGGAGCCAATAGAAGAAAAACCAGAAATCTTGGAACCAATGCCGTTCGAAACTTCTCTGGTAATAACAATGAATTATGGTATATAGGAGGTGAAAAAGCTTTTTTACATACCTATCTTTATGAAAGTTCATTGTATCCCAAAGCTTGTAAATGGTTTACCTCTTTGGTTTCTAAAAAAGAGAATGTAGAAAGTCTACAAGCTTCTGCTACAAAATTAAAAGCGAGCCAATTTAAGGTGATACCAATGCATCAAGGAAATAAAGTGACACGTATAGTAGCTTGGAGTTTTAGCTAA
- the bshC gene encoding bacillithiol biosynthesis cysteine-adding enzyme BshC, translated as MKVTHLPYQKTGFFSTIMLDYLEQKPSIRPFYNHFSDLKGFELQIEEKKVSYTHHTRTTLVEALKEQYKTVSLSEETQHNITVLAKENTFTVTTGHQLNLFTGPLYFLYKIFSTINLCETLAAKHPDKNFVPIYWMATEDHDFEEINYFNYQGEKIAWNRTDGGAVGQFSTAGMDSVFEEFASKLGASKNASYLKELFSKAYLEHNNLAAATRYLANCLFGTYGLVIVDGDDANLKRLFTPYVQQELLEQISSKVVSASNKALEQEGYPIQVNPREINLFYLSKNNRERIVFEKGLYRVHQTDITFTPEQIENELQEFPERFSPNVIMRPLYQETILPNLGYIGGGGELAYWLQLKDYFTTVKIPFPVLVLRNSVQVISTKQQKKLDRLAITSEELFLKQSELLKQKVIENSDISVDFSKQKDLLKAQFSQLKEVALKTDQSFIGAVNAQEKKQLNGLDALEKRLLRAEKRRQKDLVTSIVALQDNLLPNHGLEERQRNFSEYYEAYGNDLLESLKASLNPLDFNFTILEL; from the coding sequence ATGAAAGTAACGCACCTTCCATACCAAAAAACAGGGTTTTTCTCTACAATCATGCTTGATTATTTAGAGCAAAAGCCATCTATACGTCCTTTTTACAATCACTTTTCTGATTTAAAAGGTTTTGAGCTTCAGATTGAAGAAAAAAAAGTATCGTATACACACCACACGAGAACTACGCTTGTTGAAGCTTTAAAAGAGCAATACAAGACAGTGAGTCTAAGTGAGGAGACACAGCATAATATTACAGTTTTAGCAAAAGAAAATACCTTTACAGTAACTACTGGGCATCAATTAAACTTGTTTACGGGACCTTTGTATTTTTTGTATAAGATTTTTTCTACTATCAACTTATGTGAAACACTAGCAGCCAAACATCCAGACAAAAATTTTGTGCCAATTTATTGGATGGCTACAGAAGATCACGATTTTGAAGAGATTAATTACTTTAATTATCAAGGAGAGAAAATCGCTTGGAATCGTACTGATGGTGGAGCTGTCGGGCAGTTTTCTACAGCTGGGATGGATTCGGTTTTTGAAGAATTTGCTAGCAAGTTAGGTGCTTCTAAAAACGCAAGCTACTTAAAAGAGCTTTTTAGTAAGGCCTATTTAGAACACAATAATTTGGCGGCTGCAACGCGGTATCTTGCAAATTGTTTGTTTGGAACCTATGGTCTGGTGATTGTTGATGGTGATGATGCAAATTTAAAACGTTTGTTTACACCATATGTTCAACAAGAACTTCTAGAGCAAATTTCATCAAAAGTAGTAAGTGCCAGCAATAAAGCATTAGAACAAGAAGGCTATCCGATTCAGGTAAACCCAAGAGAGATAAATTTGTTTTACCTGTCAAAGAACAACCGAGAACGAATTGTATTTGAAAAAGGTTTGTATCGAGTACATCAAACAGATATCACATTTACACCGGAGCAAATAGAAAATGAGCTTCAAGAATTCCCTGAGCGTTTTTCTCCAAATGTTATAATGAGACCCTTGTATCAAGAAACTATTTTACCAAACTTAGGTTATATTGGTGGAGGAGGAGAGCTGGCCTATTGGTTGCAGTTAAAAGATTATTTTACTACCGTGAAGATTCCTTTTCCTGTTTTGGTATTGAGAAATTCAGTACAAGTAATCTCAACTAAACAGCAAAAAAAATTAGATCGTTTAGCCATTACTTCTGAAGAATTATTTTTAAAACAATCAGAGTTGCTCAAGCAAAAAGTTATTGAAAATTCTGATATTTCTGTTGATTTTTCTAAACAAAAAGACCTGTTGAAAGCTCAGTTTAGTCAGTTAAAAGAGGTTGCTTTAAAAACAGATCAATCTTTTATTGGTGCAGTCAATGCTCAAGAGAAAAAACAATTAAACGGTTTGGATGCTCTAGAAAAGCGATTGTTAAGAGCAGAGAAAAGAAGACAAAAAGATTTGGTAACTAGTATCGTAGCCTTGCAAGATAACTTGCTACCGAATCATGGCTTAGAAGAAAGACAACGCAATTTTTCTGAGTATTATGAGGCTTATGGCAATGATTTATTAGAGTCATTAAAAGCCTCTTTAAACCCATTAGATTTTAACTTTACCATTTTAGAACTATAA
- a CDS encoding class I SAM-dependent methyltransferase: MILSTESDCVQPGQTDYKCHWDRAYLKVPSEKLGWYETHSEPSLSLIKELELSKAARILNIGSGSSTILDDLVALGYSQLIASDISTNALEILQNRLGLRGKNVQYIEDDLTQSKKLIQLKEIDLWNDRAVLHFFVNEKDRKAYINLLHTLVREGAYVIIAVFAKEGAVKCCGLDVVPYDVEMIQELLGADFELQKSFKYTYTNPNGHLRPYIYTLFKRTAA; the protein is encoded by the coding sequence ATGATTTTGAGCACAGAGAGTGATTGTGTACAGCCAGGCCAAACAGACTACAAATGTCACTGGGATCGTGCATATTTAAAGGTTCCTTCAGAGAAATTAGGCTGGTATGAAACTCATTCAGAGCCAAGCTTATCGCTGATAAAAGAATTAGAACTTTCAAAAGCTGCTCGTATTTTAAACATCGGTTCTGGATCATCTACCATACTTGATGATTTAGTTGCTTTGGGATATTCTCAACTAATTGCCTCAGATATTTCTACAAATGCTTTAGAGATTTTACAAAATCGCCTTGGGCTTAGAGGTAAAAATGTTCAATATATTGAAGATGATCTAACTCAGTCAAAAAAACTAATTCAATTAAAGGAAATTGATTTGTGGAATGACCGCGCGGTACTTCACTTTTTTGTCAATGAAAAAGATCGCAAAGCCTATATAAACTTATTACACACACTTGTAAGAGAAGGAGCTTATGTAATTATAGCAGTCTTTGCAAAAGAGGGTGCTGTAAAATGTTGTGGTCTAGATGTGGTTCCGTACGACGTAGAAATGATTCAAGAGCTTTTAGGAGCTGATTTTGAATTGCAAAAATCCTTTAAGTATACCTATACCAATCCAAATGGTCATCTAAGACCTTATATATACACTTTGTTTAAAAGAACAGCGGCCTAA
- a CDS encoding M14 family metallopeptidase: protein MKQTIYLFFLTALLCIPVSAQKIQTPSEFLGYELGSRFTRHHKVVDYFQYVASQSNKVKFQVYGETNELRTLSVSFVSSEKNIQNLETIRKQHLSNAGLEKMTELNDISIVWLSYNVHGNEASSTEAAMLTLYKLITENSNLLEKTVVIMDPSINPDGRDRYVNWYNQAAGNPYNNNSNAREHNEPWPGGRPNHYLFDLNRDWAWATQIETQSRLKVYNKWLPHIHVDFHEQGINNPYYFAPAVEPYHEVITDWQRDFQTQIGKNNAKYFDKNGWYYFTKESFDLLYPSYGDTYPTYNGAIGMTYEQAGHGMAGLGIVKADGEELTLWDRLIHHTTTGISTVEMAANNAVKLNTEFKKYFKDGDFTYKSYVMQGTKSKKDKLIALLDKHEIRYGYSKTQSVSGFDYEANKKGSMRATNNDLVVSTNQPKGKLVKALFEPAAKLSDSITYDITAWSVPYAYGLKTIASEKLVGIKAKGKMPMVNPMNRNAYAYTFSWNHVSDGTMLAALLQKNFRVRFTNKDMVNSGKQLPKGSLIITRGDNKHIVNFDQVLTQLANAHDKKTETIATGFSQSGPDMGSSEVKEIKNQKIAIIAGSAASSLSFGEIQYFFEQELKYPYTAINSDDFSTSMLDNYHTLILPNGSYGSVFGKSQLEALKSWVRKGGKVIAIGNANRLFAGQSGFGLTSKSGRDSKDDDKADLDEHFIKYDEKERERIQSSITGAIFKTVVDNTHPLAFGYSDSYFSLKLGSTSYKYLKNGNNVVRLKDNQPVSGFAGHKTLDNLTDTLIFGEDSLGRGSVIYMVDNPLFRSFWDNGKLFFVNALFMTKPSMKQL, encoded by the coding sequence ATGAAACAAACTATCTACTTATTTTTTTTAACAGCCTTATTATGCATACCTGTATCGGCTCAAAAAATACAAACACCCAGTGAATTTTTAGGTTATGAATTAGGCTCTCGCTTTACAAGACATCACAAAGTGGTGGACTATTTTCAATACGTAGCTTCACAATCAAATAAAGTTAAATTTCAAGTTTATGGCGAAACCAATGAGTTGAGAACCCTATCGGTTTCATTTGTTTCTTCCGAAAAAAACATACAAAACTTAGAGACCATCAGAAAGCAACACCTTAGCAATGCTGGTCTAGAAAAAATGACTGAGTTAAATGATATTTCTATCGTTTGGTTAAGCTATAACGTGCACGGAAACGAAGCTTCATCTACAGAAGCAGCTATGCTTACCCTGTATAAATTAATAACAGAAAACAGCAATCTTTTAGAAAAAACTGTCGTAATCATGGATCCTTCTATCAATCCAGATGGTAGAGACCGCTATGTAAACTGGTACAATCAAGCTGCTGGAAACCCATACAACAACAATTCTAATGCCAGAGAGCACAATGAGCCTTGGCCAGGAGGAAGACCTAACCATTACTTATTTGACTTAAATAGAGATTGGGCTTGGGCTACTCAAATTGAAACACAAAGCCGTTTAAAAGTCTACAACAAATGGCTGCCTCATATTCATGTTGATTTTCATGAGCAAGGAATAAATAACCCTTATTATTTTGCTCCAGCTGTAGAACCTTACCATGAAGTAATCACTGATTGGCAACGTGATTTTCAAACTCAGATAGGAAAAAACAACGCAAAATATTTTGACAAAAACGGTTGGTATTATTTTACCAAAGAAAGTTTTGATCTATTGTACCCAAGTTACGGGGATACCTACCCTACTTACAACGGAGCTATCGGAATGACCTATGAACAAGCCGGACATGGAATGGCTGGATTGGGAATCGTAAAAGCTGATGGTGAAGAGTTAACTCTTTGGGACCGTTTAATTCACCATACCACAACTGGAATTTCTACAGTAGAAATGGCTGCCAATAATGCCGTAAAACTCAATACTGAGTTTAAAAAATACTTTAAGGATGGTGATTTTACTTACAAGAGTTATGTAATGCAAGGAACAAAAAGCAAAAAAGACAAACTAATTGCTTTATTGGATAAACACGAAATTAGATACGGATATTCTAAAACTCAATCGGTTTCTGGCTTTGATTATGAAGCAAACAAGAAAGGATCTATGAGAGCAACCAATAATGATTTGGTGGTTTCTACCAATCAACCTAAAGGAAAGCTTGTTAAGGCTTTATTTGAGCCTGCTGCTAAATTAAGTGATTCTATTACCTATGATATCACCGCCTGGTCTGTTCCTTATGCTTATGGTTTAAAAACCATCGCAAGTGAAAAACTAGTTGGAATCAAGGCGAAAGGAAAAATGCCTATGGTAAATCCGATGAACAGAAATGCGTATGCCTATACCTTTTCTTGGAACCATGTATCTGACGGAACCATGTTAGCTGCATTGCTTCAAAAGAATTTTAGAGTTCGTTTTACAAATAAAGACATGGTTAACAGCGGCAAACAATTACCAAAAGGTTCTTTGATAATCACCAGAGGAGACAATAAACACATCGTTAATTTTGATCAGGTTTTAACTCAGTTAGCCAATGCACATGATAAAAAAACAGAAACGATTGCTACTGGATTTTCACAAAGTGGACCTGACATGGGTTCTTCAGAGGTTAAAGAAATTAAAAATCAAAAGATTGCAATCATAGCAGGAAGTGCTGCGTCTTCATTAAGTTTTGGAGAGATTCAATACTTTTTTGAACAAGAATTAAAGTACCCGTATACTGCGATTAATTCTGATGATTTCTCTACGAGCATGCTAGACAACTACCATACCTTAATTTTACCAAATGGTTCTTATGGAAGTGTCTTCGGAAAAAGTCAATTGGAAGCTCTAAAAAGCTGGGTTCGAAAAGGTGGTAAGGTAATCGCCATTGGAAATGCCAATCGTCTTTTTGCAGGACAATCTGGATTTGGATTGACTAGTAAAAGCGGTCGTGATAGCAAAGACGATGACAAAGCAGATTTGGATGAACATTTTATCAAATATGACGAAAAGGAGAGAGAGCGAATTCAAAGCAGCATTACTGGAGCCATCTTTAAAACAGTTGTAGACAACACACATCCTTTAGCTTTTGGTTATAGCGATAGCTATTTTAGCTTAAAGCTAGGAAGTACTTCTTATAAATATTTAAAAAATGGCAATAACGTAGTTAGACTTAAAGACAACCAACCTGTTTCTGGATTTGCCGGACATAAAACATTAGACAATCTTACAGATACGCTTATTTTTGGAGAAGATTCTCTAGGTAGAGGAAGTGTTATTTATATGGTCGACAACCCATTGTTTAGAAGCTTTTGGGACAATGGAAAACTGTTCTTTGTCAATGCACTCTTTATGACTAAACCGAGCATGAAGCAGTTATAA
- a CDS encoding diphthine--ammonia ligase, producing MKKTYFNWSSGKDSAMALYTLQQDKNYAVDLLLTNVNKDFKRVSMHGLHESLLDKQAESIGLPLKKIYFPANVTMDLYNEHMQTAMSSLVNAHYTHAVFGDIFLEDLKAYRESKLAEVGVQGVFPLWKRDTKALLSEFIALGFKAITVCVNAKLLGKEFVGRVLDDQFIEDLPDGVDVCGENGEFHTFVFDGPIFKEAIDFTIGEKVLKSYTLEEDDDANCFSSADKKKNYDTSFWYCDLHLSKA from the coding sequence ATGAAAAAAACCTACTTTAATTGGAGTTCTGGCAAGGATTCTGCAATGGCCTTATATACCTTGCAACAAGATAAAAACTATGCTGTTGACTTATTGTTAACCAACGTTAACAAAGACTTTAAGCGAGTCTCTATGCATGGTTTGCATGAAAGCCTCTTAGACAAACAGGCAGAGAGCATAGGGCTTCCCTTAAAAAAGATTTATTTTCCAGCCAATGTTACGATGGACCTTTACAATGAGCATATGCAAACAGCCATGAGCAGCTTGGTAAATGCCCACTATACACATGCTGTTTTTGGGGATATTTTTTTAGAGGACCTCAAGGCATACAGAGAGTCAAAATTAGCTGAGGTTGGTGTTCAAGGAGTTTTTCCGCTATGGAAAAGAGATACAAAAGCTTTACTTTCTGAGTTTATCGCTTTGGGTTTTAAAGCCATTACTGTTTGTGTAAATGCTAAGTTACTCGGTAAGGAGTTTGTTGGTAGGGTTCTAGATGATCAATTTATAGAAGACTTGCCAGACGGGGTTGATGTTTGTGGAGAAAATGGTGAATTTCACACCTTTGTATTTGATGGGCCAATTTTTAAAGAAGCTATTGATTTTACTATTGGAGAGAAGGTTCTAAAATCCTATACTTTAGAAGAAGATGATGATGCTAACTGTTTCTCATCAGCAGATAAAAAGAAAAACTACGATACCAGTTTTTGGTATTGTGATTTACATCTAAGCAAGGCCTAG
- the rimO gene encoding 30S ribosomal protein S12 methylthiotransferase RimO gives MRTKTIKQNKINVVTLGCSKNVYDSEVLMGQLKANGKDVVHEDENDEGNIVVINTCGFIGKAKEESIDTILHHAQRKEAGEIDKVFVTGCLSERYKPDLEREISNVDQYFGTHDLPNLLKVLEADYKHELIGERLTTTPKHYAYLKIAEGCDRPCSFCAIPLMRGKHVSTPIEDIVIEATKLAEKGIKEVMLIAQDLTYYGLDIYKKRALADLLRALVKVEGIEWIRLHYAFPTGFPMDVLEVMKNEPKVCNYLDIPLQHINTELLKSMKRGTTHEKTTSLIHKFREAVPEMAIRTTLIVGYPGETEAMFQELKDWVEEMRFERLGAFEYSHEENTGAYVLEDDVPEDVKFRRVNEIMEIQSQISWELNQEKIGKTFRCLFDRKDGEYFYGRTEFDSPDVDNDVLVDATKHYIKIGEFIDITINEAGDYDLYGTPAVK, from the coding sequence ATGCGCACCAAAACGATCAAACAAAATAAGATTAATGTAGTTACTTTAGGCTGTTCTAAGAATGTTTATGACAGTGAAGTATTGATGGGGCAACTTAAAGCCAACGGAAAAGACGTGGTTCATGAGGATGAAAATGACGAAGGAAATATTGTTGTGATCAATACCTGTGGTTTTATAGGTAAGGCCAAAGAAGAATCTATAGATACCATTTTGCATCATGCGCAACGTAAAGAAGCAGGAGAGATTGATAAAGTCTTTGTGACAGGTTGTTTAAGTGAGCGTTATAAGCCTGATTTAGAAAGAGAGATTAGCAATGTAGATCAATACTTTGGTACACATGATTTGCCAAATTTATTAAAAGTTTTAGAAGCTGATTATAAGCATGAGTTGATTGGAGAACGTTTAACAACTACTCCTAAACACTATGCCTATTTAAAAATTGCAGAAGGCTGTGATAGACCTTGTTCTTTTTGTGCCATTCCTTTAATGCGTGGAAAGCACGTATCTACACCTATAGAAGATATTGTTATTGAAGCTACCAAACTAGCAGAGAAAGGGATCAAAGAGGTGATGTTGATTGCTCAGGATTTAACCTATTATGGTCTAGATATTTATAAAAAAAGAGCCCTTGCAGATCTGTTAAGAGCTTTGGTAAAGGTTGAAGGGATTGAATGGATTCGTTTGCATTATGCTTTTCCTACAGGTTTTCCGATGGATGTTTTAGAGGTGATGAAAAATGAGCCAAAGGTGTGTAATTATTTAGACATTCCATTACAACACATCAACACAGAATTATTGAAATCAATGAAGCGTGGGACCACTCATGAAAAAACGACTTCATTGATCCATAAATTTAGAGAGGCTGTTCCAGAAATGGCTATCAGAACTACTTTAATTGTTGGGTACCCTGGAGAAACAGAAGCAATGTTTCAAGAGCTTAAAGATTGGGTAGAAGAAATGCGTTTTGAGCGCTTAGGTGCTTTTGAGTATTCTCATGAAGAAAATACGGGTGCCTACGTCTTAGAAGATGATGTTCCTGAAGATGTAAAATTTAGACGCGTTAATGAAATTATGGAAATTCAAAGCCAAATTTCTTGGGAATTAAATCAAGAAAAAATAGGCAAAACCTTCCGTTGTTTATTTGATCGTAAAGACGGTGAGTACTTTTATGGTCGTACAGAGTTTGATTCACCAGACGTAGATAATGACGTCTTAGTTGATGCAACCAAACACTATATCAAGATTGGTGAGTTTATTGATATCACCATCAATGAAGCCGGTGATTATGATTTGTACGGTACTCCTGCTGTAAAATAA
- a CDS encoding amidase family protein gives MKFKLLQSKYLDMNAVFKPFERELATFTEEDYSSLKPLVLEQNIPSLQQKIKEGSLSYEKLTLFYLYRIRKFESDTTLYLNSIIALNPDVLKEARKKDKAPKAGIDDYSLFGMPILLKDNINTKGMPTTAGAIALANNNNTEDAFIVQKLKANGALILGKVNLSEWAYFFCSGCPVGYSAVGGQTLNPYGRKIFETGGSSSGSGVSVAANFAVAAVGTETSGSITSPSSQNSVVGLKPTVGVLSRTGIVPISSTLDTPGPMTKNVLDNAIFLKAMLGYDANDAASKQKKIQPLQKRFDLSIKGKRLGVLKSLLSNSMYKATVDQLKNAGAEIIEIAPPNLRLTGFISILNIDMKYDLPNYLKNNADTTVTLGDIDEIRKFNSQDSLLRMPYNQELFDGILKDSTTLEDLTVIKKNLHKQASNYLGALQSQNLSSILSINNYHSGIAAAANYPTLTVPMGYKNSGEPMSLTFIGSPFSAPELLEVGAAFEQLTKVRKSPENYN, from the coding sequence ATGAAGTTTAAACTGCTTCAATCCAAATATTTGGATATGAACGCTGTTTTTAAACCTTTTGAAAGGGAACTAGCTACTTTTACAGAAGAGGATTACTCAAGTTTAAAACCACTTGTTTTAGAGCAAAACATACCTAGTTTACAGCAAAAAATAAAAGAAGGTTCATTGAGTTATGAAAAGTTGACCTTGTTTTATTTGTATCGAATTAGAAAGTTTGAAAGTGATACCACTTTGTATTTAAATAGTATTATAGCTTTAAACCCAGATGTACTTAAAGAGGCTCGTAAAAAAGATAAAGCTCCCAAGGCTGGCATTGATGACTATAGTTTGTTTGGGATGCCTATTTTACTAAAAGATAATATCAATACCAAAGGGATGCCTACGACTGCTGGGGCAATCGCTTTAGCAAACAATAACAATACTGAAGATGCCTTTATCGTACAAAAACTAAAAGCCAATGGGGCGTTGATTTTAGGAAAGGTAAACCTTAGTGAATGGGCTTACTTTTTCTGTTCTGGTTGCCCTGTTGGTTATAGTGCTGTTGGGGGGCAAACTCTTAATCCCTATGGGAGAAAAATCTTTGAAACTGGAGGCTCAAGCTCTGGTAGTGGGGTAAGTGTGGCTGCTAATTTTGCTGTGGCTGCTGTAGGAACAGAAACGTCAGGATCCATTACATCACCATCGAGTCAAAACTCGGTAGTGGGCTTAAAACCGACTGTTGGTGTGTTGAGTAGAACAGGGATTGTCCCTATTTCGAGTACGCTTGATACTCCTGGTCCAATGACCAAAAATGTACTAGACAATGCCATTTTTTTAAAAGCGATGTTGGGCTATGATGCTAATGATGCAGCTTCAAAACAAAAGAAAATACAACCCTTACAAAAGCGCTTTGATCTAAGTATAAAAGGCAAGCGATTAGGAGTGCTCAAATCTTTGTTATCGAATTCAATGTATAAAGCTACCGTAGACCAATTGAAAAACGCCGGTGCAGAAATTATAGAAATTGCGCCTCCCAATCTAAGACTCACGGGTTTTATTTCTATTTTAAACATTGATATGAAGTACGATTTGCCAAACTACCTAAAGAACAATGCAGATACCACTGTAACTCTAGGTGATATCGATGAAATTAGAAAGTTTAATTCTCAAGATTCATTGTTGCGTATGCCTTACAATCAGGAATTGTTTGATGGTATTTTAAAAGATAGTACCACTCTAGAAGACCTAACAGTTATTAAAAAAAACCTGCATAAACAAGCAAGTAATTATTTAGGAGCTTTGCAGAGTCAGAATTTATCCTCAATTCTATCAATAAATAATTATCATTCTGGCATTGCAGCTGCGGCTAATTATCCAACATTGACAGTGCCTATGGGATATAAAAATAGCGGTGAACCAATGAGCTTAACCTTTATTGGGAGTCCATTTTCTGCACCTGAACTTTTAGAAGTTGGTGCTGCATTTGAGCAGTTAACAAAGGTGAGAAAGTCTCCAGAAAACTATAACTAA
- the ftsY gene encoding signal recognition particle-docking protein FtsY: MSFFKKIFSKDKKETLDKGLEKTNTSFIAKLSKAVAGKSKVDDDVLDNLEEVLVASDVGVNTTLKIIERIEKRVERDKYLGTDELNKILREEIAGLLSETNTGEAVDFSIPTAKKPYVIMVVGVNGVGKTTTIGKLAAQFKKQGLKVVLGAGDTFRAAAIDQLQVWADRVDVPIIRQEMGSDPASVAFDTLKSAVSQDADVVIIDTAGRLHNKINLMTELTKIKRVMQKVVADAPHEVLLVLDGSTGQNAFEQAKQFTLATEVTSLAVTKLDGTAKGGVVIGISDQFQIPVKYIGVGEGIDDLQVFNKLEFVDSFFK, from the coding sequence ATGAGTTTTTTTAAAAAAATATTTTCAAAAGATAAAAAAGAAACCTTAGACAAAGGTTTAGAAAAAACCAATACAAGTTTTATTGCAAAGCTTTCTAAAGCTGTTGCAGGGAAATCAAAAGTTGATGATGATGTTTTAGACAATCTAGAGGAGGTTTTGGTTGCCTCTGATGTAGGAGTTAATACCACTCTAAAGATTATTGAGCGCATAGAAAAGCGCGTAGAGAGAGATAAGTATTTAGGAACGGATGAATTAAATAAAATCCTTAGAGAAGAAATAGCGGGTTTACTTTCTGAAACCAATACTGGTGAGGCCGTCGATTTTTCGATTCCAACAGCCAAAAAACCTTATGTAATTATGGTTGTGGGTGTTAATGGTGTTGGTAAAACAACAACCATTGGGAAACTTGCAGCACAGTTTAAAAAACAAGGACTTAAAGTTGTTTTAGGTGCAGGAGATACTTTTAGAGCTGCTGCCATTGATCAATTACAAGTTTGGGCTGATAGAGTAGATGTGCCAATTATACGTCAAGAGATGGGCTCTGATCCAGCTTCAGTGGCCTTTGATACTTTAAAATCTGCAGTAAGTCAAGATGCGGATGTTGTTATTATTGATACAGCAGGTCGTTTGCACAATAAAATTAACTTGATGACTGAGCTTACCAAAATTAAAAGAGTAATGCAAAAAGTGGTTGCTGATGCGCCACATGAAGTGTTGTTGGTCTTGGATGGTTCAACTGGTCAAAATGCCTTTGAGCAGGCCAAGCAATTTACCTTGGCGACAGAGGTGACTTCTTTGGCTGTTACTAAGTTAGACGGAACCGCAAAAGGTGGCGTTGTTATTGGTATCTCAGACCAATTTCAAATTCCTGTAAAATATATTGGAGTAGGTGAAGGGATTGATGATTTGCAAGTGTTTAACAAACTTGAGTTTGTCGATTCGTTTTTTAAATAA
- a CDS encoding DUF4295 domain-containing protein → MAKKSVASLQTGSKRLSKAIKMVKSPKTGAYTFVEAIMDPEKVNEFLASK, encoded by the coding sequence ATGGCAAAGAAATCAGTAGCATCGTTACAGACAGGATCAAAGAGATTGTCTAAAGCAATCAAAATGGTAAAATCTCCTAAAACTGGAGCTTACACTTTTGTAGAAGCGATCATGGATCCAGAAAAAGTAAATGAATTTTTAGCAAGTAAATAA
- the rpmG gene encoding 50S ribosomal protein L33 has protein sequence MAKKGNRVQVILECTEHKASGERGTSRYITTKNKKNTPDRLEIKKFNPILKKMTVHKEIK, from the coding sequence ATGGCAAAAAAAGGTAACAGAGTTCAGGTAATCTTAGAATGTACAGAACACAAGGCTTCAGGAGAAAGAGGTACTTCTAGATACATTACAACTAAGAATAAGAAAAACACTCCAGATAGATTGGAAATTAAAAAATTCAACCCTATCTTGAAGAAAATGACAGTTCATAAAGAAATTAAATAA